The sequence ATAACTTTATACCACGAATCACGAACTAGAGATAACTTTTCCCCGAATTACAATCtcctgtaaacaaaacaaacagcatTCCACGAATTATGGAATAATATTACCTCAACTTTAAGTCATTTATACTGAACGCGATTAATCTCGAAAGGTGGTAGTAGGTTGTATAACTCATCTCACATGATTTCTTTATGCACGTTGATATGTCTTAACATACCCACACGTGAAAAACACATCGTATGACGTATAATTGTATTGACACTGCGTTATTTTAATTGACAAGAACACGCTCTCGTGAGTCAACTCGAATAACAATCTTGCTTAACACAAATAGCCTATCTACTTAACACAAATAGCCTATCTACTTAACACAAATAGCCTATCTACTTAACTCGAATAACCTTTTTGTTTAACTCGAAAAACCTGTGTATTTGCATTGAATAACATATCTGTATAACTTGAATAACATATCTGTATAACTTGAATAAATAACATATCTGTATAACTTGAATAACATATCTGTATAACGTGAATAACATATCTGTATAACTTGAATAAATAACATATCTGTATAACTTCAATAACATATCTGTATAACTTGAATAAATAACATATCTGTATAACTTGAATAACATATCTGTATAACTTGAATAACATATCTGTATAACGTGAATAACATATCTGTATAACTTGAATAAATAACATATCTGTATAACTTCAATAACATATCTGTATAACTTGAATAAATAACATATCTGTATAACTTGAATAACATATCTGTATAACTTGAATAACATATCTGTATAACTTGAATAAATAACATATCTGTAAAACTTGAATAAATAGCATATCTGTATAacttgaataaataaaatatctactTGACACATAACTGGAGTAATCTATCTGCGCTACAGGAATAGTTTGCAATATGGGTCTGCATAACATAACCTTGCTTGAGTAAAATCTGAAACTCGAccattaacattttcaaaatcgaTTCTCTACACAAGCCGAGTCAAAAggatgttttgaaaaaaacccactggatAAAGTGCCCTGAGCCTTCGCACTAGTTGAATTGTCTTGTACAGTTTTACTATTCGTGTTAGTACGTGTAACAAATCTTTATATAGACTATAGCCTATTGTACGACTTACATTAAATGTCCATTACTTTCTTTGTATTAACTCATAAGACACACCTGCTCGTGCGCAGTACGCCACATAGTACGACATGAGACTCTCGGCAATGAAAACTGCTCTCTTTTTGTTTTACCTCTGTCTACTAATATTTGCCGGGCTTCAGATTTACGTGGCCTTTGCATAttatggaaataataaaaaaaaaatgttttggaatctcgACAGGAATAAACCTCACAGGCACATCCAAATTGACGACTATGCCAACAACATTGCTTCAGAAAATGCGTCTAGACGTCCTCAGTATGGCTATGTAACGAAACGTGGTGGAACTAATATTCAAGAAGCGACACAAAGTCGCACTGGCGTGCCTTTTATTCCAAACTGGAAAGACGTGGAGTCATTTCGCCGGGATGTAGAGTTCCTCAACCATCAAGGCTTCATCCACAATGAGGTGAAATTCAAACCGAGGCTGACGGCTGAAAGTATTGTTATTCTGGTTCAGGTTCACAGTCGAGCTGACCAGCTGCAGATGCAGATAGACTCCTTTAGCAGAATGAGGTACATCAACGAAACGTTGATCATCTTCAGCCACGATTTCTATTCTCAGAATGTGTTTGATGTCATAGCCAAGATAGATTTCTGTCCATATGTTCAGATATTTTACCCGTATGCTATTCAGGTGTATAACAACCAATTCCCAGGAGATGACCCTAAAGACTGTCCGAGGAATTTGGTAAAGGACGAGGCCCGGAAACGGAAGTGTAACAACGCCGAGTATCAAGATCCTTACGGACATTACCGAGAAGCCCCGCATGCGCAGTTGAAGCATCACTGGTTGTGGAAGATGCAGTTCATTTTCGAGAACTGCTCCTTGCTGCGAAATTTCGAAGGGATAATATTTCGTCTGGATGATGATTACTACTTGGCAGAGGACACGATGGACTACATCAGGAAACTGGATCGTCAGAGTCGGATTCAGTGTCCTGAGTGTAAAATGTACATCATGGGTCAGTCCACTGTTTATTCACACGACGAATACAAGTCTGGTGCAGCCAAGAAAGATTACTGGTGGGCAGGAAACGGAAGAGGTATGGCCTTCAGGAAAGACTTCTGGAAGCTGTTCAAAGATTGTGCGAAATCATTTTGCCTGTTCGACGATTGTAACTGGGACTGGTCGCTAATGCACGTGACCGCCAAGTGCATCCCAGGTGGTCTGAAAATCTTAAAACCTCTAGGTAGTAGAGTCTTCCATTTGGGAAGATGTAAGGGCTTCCATCAAAATAGAAGCTGCAAAACGACTGATGTTCTGAATTATGTGCTGGGTATTTTAAGACGCAACAGAAATTATCTCTTTCCTGAAAATGTGAATATTCCTATCGGTTTTCCTTCTAGATCTAAGCTGGATGTACCGAATGGAGGGTGGACTGATATCAGAGATCATGAAATGTGCCTTAGGATTTTCAATAACGAGTCCTTGTCGACTACAGACTTTAGAAAAATACACCAGAAGCTGTTTAATTGATACCATTgctagtgtacatgtatttagaaaACTAATATTCAGAacattggaaagaaagaaagaaaaaaacaccagCATCAACAgcaaaacccacaaacaaaaacccacgtCCTCCCACCCACACCTCCTACCACTTCTCACCAATGCATACTGAAAGCAAGATAccaaaaactgtttaaaatgtgaCTGTGTGATAAACCTATAACAGACTTTAGGTAAGTACACATTTCATGTCATTGCTGGTGTATTTAGAAATCTAATTTTCAAAACGTAGGGTAAAAAAGAGGGGGAATAGCTAgaataagttatatatatatatatatatagatataatgtGACACTGATAAATCTTTAACGATAATCTGACAATCGAGACGCTACATTGTAAGATCGTCTATGAAACCCCAAAACATGGAGATTAGGACTATACTGGTATCATCAGTGcatttaaatgtgtattttatgtttataatgtataagatgtgtggggtttttttttttttttttgtgtgtgctataaacataatgaaatTGCAAGCAAAATGACAGACTAGTTGTCCTGGAAGGACATTTCTGACTGCAGGCTAACAAAAGTTAgtggtatacatacatgtataacacctTGATAACATTACAtatgcacgtacatgtacatatataaatatgtatgtattaaaaataatactaataaaaactaaaaaccaataaaaCATTACAGGTTTCATATGTGcagattaaaatttaaaaaagtgaTAGAgtcaagaaaaagaagaagaagagtgaACATAAAGATTTCCAAACTAGAACTATTAACTATTAGTTTCAAAGAAAATTTGCCAAGGCTTCCAGACTTCTTCAAACTCATTGAACAGACATTGTttatgcaatatatatttttcaatttgcagtttatgttttattatattttgaagtGCCTTAACATTTAGTCCGGACTTTTTCATTCtataagtataatattttacattaataattagccaattaaTAAATCTGTACTTTTTCAAAACGTCTTTTTTTCCAATGAGATATTTTcacatttggcttgtaaccaATATTTAACAGTTTTCCAGACTTCAGCAACctgtaaaattataaaacaaatgttccaaCGTTTTTGGTTTGAGGTAAATTAATGACAGATATCagaatctatatattttattttatgtaaaacaaGTATTTGTTGCTATAGTTCTATGTAAGATTTGATACTGGAACCACAATACAGATGGgtctttaaaactgaaaattgtAAGCTGTAATAATACCCCCATATTTGTGGAGAAAAAGTGCAACCCAattcacaatattttatttgtgaagtAGGTATTGCTTTATTCATGTTCAATAATTGGTATGTTGTTTTACTTCCTTTTGCATCTTTTAGAAAAATTCTTAAATTGAAAGGGAAAATTGGATTACTCAAGggtacaaatatttggttatcaGTTTGTATATTGCAAATAAGTGTTCTGATTGCTCTTATTAAAGTgacatattctaaaaaaaagtatatatagaggattcgtcaagagtattttttaatatggaaaatatcaaccgagtctatgttaatcggtatttgtcgaggctctgcctagacaaataccgattagctagacgaggttgatattttacatattaaataacacGAGtggcaaattctatttatcctataacacttctaaaataacattttagttatctttttagtaaatcacagtactaaagtcgccgccatcaataatatgacgtcatcacgattaacaCAGATTAGAATGACGTCACGcactttaaacaaatctttgaaaacgttacgctcaggtacacgggtcttgttggattgtaagcaaatgacccatccacagcaacacattacctagagaccttgcaaatttgcataccattattaaccgggttaataaagtaaattatcacatgggtttatgacatggatatcataggtaagttataggataaatatatgtatctgtgtgtgtgtgtgtgtgtgtgtgtgtgtgtgtgtgtgtgtgtgtgtgtgtgtgtgtgtgtgtgtgtgtgtgtgtgtgtgtgtgtgtgtgtgtgtgtgtgtctgtgtgtgtgtgtgtgtgtgtgtgtgtgtgtgtgtgtgtgtgtgtgtgtgtggtatgtgttgtacCTTTCTTTTCAAACTTTATAATCCATAAACTGTCCTTGCTCATTTAATAAATCTTGTATAAAAGATGCCTTTTTCAATATAGTTTTTGTACAATGTGGGTTTATCATCTTTAATTATATgactattataccaaatatatgtactcattatttcattatttcatcatcattTTCCCCAAGTCTGTTTTTGATGTATCTTTAACCAATTCTGTAATACATTTTCcaaaaacagatttaaaaaaaaaaaaattctgaaggAAATAATCTCCGTAGTTCAACATAATTTCTGTCTTTAATCCTTTTATTGAATGGAATaaagttttccattttgaatttgaagtaAAAAGTCTTCGTATTCAAGAGGCTTTTAATGCAatcataaaatttgaaaaatgtaacattttaatgcCTCTATTTTTATACTCGTGTACCAATACCTTTCGTTTAATCCTTTCTGGTTTGTTCTACCATATAAAAGTATAcaacattgtatttatttgttttgatatTATTTAGGATGGATTTGGTAAGGAAATAAGTATATAGATTCCTTTTTGTACTATTTAagttttaacaacaacaattcgaACCCAAACAGTCAACTTTCTTGATaaccattgtttgttttttttgtatatttcatCTGaagtaatttttgttcaaaattaTGTGTATTAATCCAAGGGGTGTAGCTATTTTGTCCAGTAATAATTTCGAATACAAATTGCATAAAATGAAAACAGATATTTCTGGAAATTACATAGTACTTGATATAACTATAGAAGTGGAGAGAATCACACTTGTCAATATATATGGTCCAAATGAGGATAgcccaacattgatttattaatcatcggctattggatgtcaaacatttggtcattttgacatatagttttagaaaggaaatccgctacattttttccaatagtagcaaggtttcttttatatgcaccatcccacagacaggatagcacataccacgggctttgatataccagtcgtggtacacttgctggaacgagaaatagcccaatgggcctaccaacggggatcgatcccaaagcgagcgctttaccactgggttacgtcccgccccttcctTTTAATATGTATGACAGGACAGTTCAAAATGGCATTTGTTCAGGGttgtcaaaatattatttacgtTTGAGCTTTGGATGAATATGTGGATACTTTCATGTAACACAAAGGCAGATccgaatgtgtgtgtgtgtgtgggggggggggggaagggatcAGGGGACCCATGGCCCATGCGCCCCGTTTTCCTTAGGCCCCCTCCCAAATATCTCCTGGTTTCGCCCCTGAACTAAAATAAGACTACACTTCTCCGTCTGGATCCCTGATCCACGAAACAATCGTAGACTACTAAAGACAACTTTATAAAACTTGGCGTCcgattaaaaacatataattatgtttaaataCACATCATGCTTGTTTGTTAATTGGCGGATCGTGAGGGGAGTCACTGGGGTACCGTGACCCCACTCCCCGCTCGTTTGAAATGCCCTTTTAAAATCCAGCATCCACAACATACAAGACTAAAATTTAATTGCCGTGAAAACGCATCTCTGACCATCTTTATTTAAACAGGcgaagacgtagcccagtggtaaagcgcttgctcgatgcgcggtaggtttgggatcgatccccgtcagtgggcccattgggctatttctcgctccagccagtgtcccACGTCTGATacatcaacggccatggtatgtgttatcctgcctatgggatggtgcatataaaacattccttgctgttaatcgaaaaaagtagcacatgaagtggcgacagcgtgttttctccctcaatatctgtgtggtgcttaaccatatgtccgacgccatataacagtaaataaaatgtgttgagtgcgtcgttaaataaaacatttctttctttttctttctttctttatttaaacacaaattTTGGGGAGCGTTCACGCGACCACCTTATACATCTCGcttcatttatatttttgtcaaattcaAAACTTGcccctttttagaatttttttctcttttacaAACTTTTCGATCCGCCCCTGTTGTCTGTGtagcatgtatgtgtgtttaggCAAGAGGCTGTCAataatttttcaacattttcacgagcgtacaaaccgtacacttttgacccccctccacccccctaaaagtgtacatccccaaatgaaaaatgttgatcggcatttttaattttcaaaaaaagtgtaCGATGGcctttaaacccccccccccccccccccccccccacccccacccccctccgcgtacggtttgtacgctcgtgaaaatgttgaacatTATGTACATCCGTCGAACGAAAGTAAGGGAGACAACTCATGCATTATCATTTCGGTATAAAACTGAGGCAGTTACTCGCGAGTTTCCAATGCCTTCGTTTAATTCTGAATTATCGGCACATGTCTCGGTGGTGTCGACGTTAGcccatcggacataagtctggtaggtactgggttcgtatcccggtaccggctcccacccagacaACCACACCCAATTCTTtcaaataagttaaaatgaattatCGCAACTAACGTATTAGAAAGTTAAAAAAACACGAACATATTGCATACacactgtgaagaaaaacagttttaaaaatgtcattgtTCTCACATAGATGTGTAGTATAACAAATGCACACACAacgttgagagagagagagagagagagagagagagagagagagagagagagagagagcagagagaggaGTAGCGAGGcgcagagagagagggagggagccTGCAGAGAAGAGAgcgagagaagagagagagagagagagagagagagagagagagagagaggggcagAAGAGTTtatctctctccgtctctgaGAGAGTGAGGTCAGAGGGGAGTTTCTCTActagagagatggagagaggagagagagagcccCCCCCGGTACTTTTCAGAGTCTCTCCCTCTTCAAAGCGagagttgagagagagagagatacctAACCCTTATTTTCACCCTTAGATGACGTCTgtgagaggagggagggagagagagactcCCTCCCGAGGGATATccactcagagagagagagaggctcagagagagaaaactcgaggagagagagagagagagagtcttttgagagagaggagaagagaggaGGGAGATTATATAATCttaaatgagagagagagagaggggaggagagagtaaagagagagaggatctatagagagagagagagagagagaggagagggagagagatcgAGAGCCCCCGAGAGACCCATCGacaaaggagagagagagagctgagAAAGATGAGAGGAAACTGATGTACGCTGGAGAGAGAtttccagagagagagagagagagagatagaggagaggagagaggcagagaagaaaagagagagattgagagagagagagagagacgagagagagagagagagagagagagagagagagagactagagAGGGAGAGGTAGGTCTAAACCATATACAAAGATTGTAACTATTTGTCTGTAAACAACAAATTCGAATACATCAAACTGCTGACAGTTTTTGATCAACGTCTGTTCCATTAATGCAAATGAATATGTTATTTGAACTCGGATTCTTAACATTGGTTTTTGTCATATCTGTTCATAGGACCATAGGATCTGGTTTTAAACGATGTGTTAATATTATATGAGCTTTTGTCATTCATGTCCTGTAGTAAAATCCATGACTTTGTTGGAATAATCTGCTAACTTGTGTGGACATTTCCTGTTTTAtaccatgatttttttttttttaaactgatcaaaaaaataaatcatgtttgtttttcttgaaaTCATTCACGCGGAGCGGGATATAGGTCAGTGGGTAACCAATCTGGACGCGCCTTTCGGACGTCGTCTGTATTGGTCATTGTCTACAGGACCGGATCTAGGGGAGGGTGACAGTGGTGCACACCCCAACCACCGAATTTTAAAGTGCCGTGAAAATACGCTATACGATTCATGTTGATGGATTTTTAAATGCCTTGTAGAGTCGTTTTGTTATAAGGTGGccaattgtaatatttttttattatttaattctaATCTACTCTAAATTAATCTTGAGACCGAAATATGTACCACCAGACCAAATTTGGCATATGTTTTCATTACTTAGTCGATCCACATATTGTTGTAATTGCGTCAAGTGCGTTTTTGGAGCAATAGTGTTAAAGtaccgttttgtaataaacttcaTTTTTTGATATGTTATTTTGCTTATTAACATGTCAAAATCACTGTCAATCCTCAACAGGACATAGGCAACAAATTTccattccaacttttatcaattttaacaaaataagcggaattatttcagtttattacaaaacgacccacatgtacattttttaagtgtcgttttgtaataaagtggcgaattgtaatatatttttaatatgttttcttctttttaattctAATCAACTCTAACTTAATCTTCGGGCCGAAGATCCTGTATAGATATGTTACAAATATGACCATtccattatataattacaagtTTCGTTCAGTGAGACACAACGAGGACCACGATGCTggactcttaaagggacattcctgagtttgctgcattaagatgtttccgactaataaaatatttctacgattaaacttacatattaaatatattttcttgtttaggatatcagtgtctgtatattcaatatgtttctggtcatgttaatatttgtaagaagcccaaactggattttgtcttcaaataatttcgtacctacgaacaaaaaataattaagaaataaaatgaaattttacaaatgccaaaattgtaagtcatattagctgtggggaatggttatatgataattcgtaattaattgggcaaacattacaaccagtagttcagtattacagtaggtttgttgaccaccaaagatcttgaaggaagATAGGTGTCAGAAGTGAACTTTAAAAGTTGACGTTtgtttatcagtaaattgcaaattccaacaataaaaataactaaaaacaaaacaataacaaccgtatgatcaacagaatgaaacagattggcagaaataatgttccacagtgattaatagactttcctggaaattgtcaaaatcgataatgacaccccacgcacgtgatgcatgtgcaaactatggaatgtgtttcggtgagttgataaacagacctgaatgttctttactaggatgtctttGGCCCAAacgtataacattaatatttcagattcccctactttttgaagagtatatttcaaatattagaacgaccagagaCACGTGtaacatacagccactaatattttaagcaaacatatatatttgatatgtaattaaatgtttcttctagtcgataacatcttaaaaagtacagcaacctcaggaatgtccctttaatgcaagTTTACTACATGATGATAATTATACaaaacgaccggcctcggtggcgtcgtggttaggccatcggtctacaggctggtaggtactgggttcgaatcccagtcgaggcatggcatttttaactcagataccgactccaactcctgagtgagtgctccgcatggatcagtgggtaggtgtaaaccacttgcaccgaccagtgatccataactggttcaacaaaggccatggtttgtgctatcctgtctgtgggaagcgcaaataaaagatcccttgctgctaatcggaaagagtaacccatgtagtggcgacagcgggtttcctctcaaaatctgtgtggtccttaaccatatgtctgacgccatataaccgtaaataaaatgtgttgagtgcgtcattaaataaaactttttttttttttcgtaaggCTGGGTTTCCATAGTTAACTTTTTTTGAATCATTTTTAATGTTTCACATTTCAGTTTGATATGGCTGTATTTCCACAGACATTCACCTTCCGTGTGTCATTTTTAACATTTCACAATTCTCTTATACAAGGCTGTGTTTCCATAGGAGTCCTCTTTTCGTGTCTCATGTTTAACTTGTCACAATTCACTTACATAAGGCTGGATTTCCATAGGAGTTCTCTTTTTGTGTGTCATTTTTAACGCTTCACACTTCACTTTCATAAGGCTGGATTTCCATAGGagttcttttttgtgtgttatgTTTAACGTTTCACAATTCACTTCCATAAGGCTGGATTGCCATAGGCATTCACCTTCCGTGTGTCATTTTTAACATTTCACAATTTACTTTCAAAAGGCTGGGTTTTAATAGGAGTTCACTTTTTGTGTGTCATTTGTAACATTTCACAATTCACTTTCACAAGACTTAATTTCCATAGGAGTTCTCTTTTCGTGTGTCATTTTTAACGTGTCACAATTCACTTTCATATCGATTTCCACCAAACCCTCAGACTCAGTTAATTTGTCCCTTATGTTTTACAATGGCCCAAGTACAGCCTACATTACCTAGTTTGAACGTAGGTATGTGAACGAGTTAATAAGTATAACTAATAAAAGTTAGCATATTATGTTTAGTCCTCGACATATcattatcatattatatattatataggtaGCAAATAGATAATCTACACAGTTTATCCgtcattttaatgttaaatacgGTAATTGAAATTTCTTCTCTTTATTTCTCAATCCATTTTAGGTGTTGACTGATGTATATACGTCAAAATACAAAGTGATATTTACAACTGTTACTATGCCAAACAATtgtacattttttctttaggTATCTCGCCAGTGATTATTTTTGACAAGCCGGAAAGTGACAATCatattgtaaatgtttattcttttattattacagatttaaatgaaattatgtaaCAACGAAAATCCGGCTACTGCTACAGAGAATACATTTTCACGAAAATTACCTCGAAATCATTtgcagaaaaacaacaacccaagaAGGTGCCTTCGAATGTCCAGAGCACTAAAACGAAATACAAAGTCATTTGGAGGAAGCAACATTACAacgaattaagaaagcatttgaAGATTATAGCATTATCAGGGATTAATAAATTAGTTCAAGATTGCAGCATAATCACCAATTTAAAACTACATTGTTcagataataaaattacaaacattTCGAAACCGTATATGATTTagataatatgtaaaattacaaaaaaaaacaaacacaaaacgaTTCTGAATACGTTTAGagataatttattttgtaaactgAATATTTTTGCTCAATAACTGACGCGAAAAACACatagtaacaaaaataattatccccctcctcctcccaaaccccccaaacccaaacaccccccccccccccgcaaaaaaataaaataaatatataatcccccaaaacacacaaaaaataatcccccaaaacacaaaaacaacaccaaaaaagaacaacaaaaacaccttAAAACACCTCTCtcctacccccctccccccgcaaaaaaaagagagagagaaagaa comes from Gigantopelta aegis isolate Gae_Host chromosome 13, Gae_host_genome, whole genome shotgun sequence and encodes:
- the LOC121387805 gene encoding alpha-1,6-mannosyl-glycoprotein 2-beta-N-acetylglucosaminyltransferase-like; the encoded protein is MRLSAMKTALFLFYLCLLIFAGLQIYVAFAYYGNNKKKMFWNLDRNKPHRHIQIDDYANNIASENASRRPQYGYVTKRGGTNIQEATQSRTGVPFIPNWKDVESFRRDVEFLNHQGFIHNEVKFKPRLTAESIVILVQVHSRADQLQMQIDSFSRMRYINETLIIFSHDFYSQNVFDVIAKIDFCPYVQIFYPYAIQVYNNQFPGDDPKDCPRNLVKDEARKRKCNNAEYQDPYGHYREAPHAQLKHHWLWKMQFIFENCSLLRNFEGIIFRLDDDYYLAEDTMDYIRKLDRQSRIQCPECKMYIMGQSTVYSHDEYKSGAAKKDYWWAGNGRGMAFRKDFWKLFKDCAKSFCLFDDCNWDWSLMHVTAKCIPGGLKILKPLGSRVFHLGRCKGFHQNRSCKTTDVLNYVLGILRRNRNYLFPENVNIPIGFPSRSKLDVPNGGWTDIRDHEMCLRIFNNESLSTTDFRKIHQKLFN